The genomic DNA CGGTCAGGGATCGTGGCCTCGTCCTCAGGATCGATCTGGACCGCATCGACCGACCCAGAGTCCGCACCAGCGCCGCCGGCAGGCACGTCAGCGGCGAGCACGTCCGGCTCGTCTGCGACCGCGGGCTCGGAAAGCGATGTCTCGGAGTCATCTCCGCTCGCCATCCGGTCGGCGCTCGCGCTGTCCACAAGACCGTCATCGATGTCCGGATCGAGCACGGCGTCGCCGTCGACCTCCATCGTCGCGTCTTCGCCACCGTCGTCATCAGGCACGGGAACCGACGCCATGTTCGGGTTCGACATGATTGCATCCTTTCGTGAGATGCGCTCACGCTAACGCCCTCCTCGGTCGTGTCCGAGCGGGTTGACCAGCACCCGCTGCGGGAGTATACGGTTCAGCCCACCTCGTCGCCGAGGCGTTTGCGCATGAAGATCTGGGCAGTCCCGTCATCCTGGTCCACGCGCTCCGTGACCCGGTATCCGCAACTCTCGTACAGACGCACGTTGGCCTCGCTCAGACTGCCCGTGAACAGCTCGGCTTCCGGGGCATCGGCATCACGTTCGGCAGCCTCGAGCAGTGCCCTGCCGATTCCGGAGCCCTGCATATCCGGGGCGATGGCGATCCGCCCGATGAGCAGCAGGTCAGCGGTCTCCCTGACGCGGATCGCGCCGACCAGTCTCGACCCGACGCGGGCCACCCAGCCGTTCGCGTCCACCAGCTCAGCCTCAAGCTCCGCCAGCGTCTGTGTGAGCGGCGGCATGTCGGCCGTGCCGTAGATCAGTGCCTCCGAGACGAAGGCGGCTCGTTGAACGGTGAGCACCTCGCCCGCGTCGGCCGGCGAGATCCGTGAAAGGACGACCTCCGGATCATTCGCCATGACGCACCCCGCTGCGCCGCCGCGCCCACTGTGCGAGTGCGAAGAGTCCAAGGCCGACGAGAAGGAGTCCGCCGCCGAAGAGCCACACGATGCCGCGCTGCTGGGTCATGAGCAGGATGCAGGAGGCGATCCCGAGCACCGGCACGAACGTCCAGACCCGGAAGTGGTCGTGCTCGACGCGATCCCTTCGCAGCACGAGTACCGAGACGTTGGCACTGAGGAAGACGAACAGCAGCAGAAGCACCACCGTCTCGGCGAGCGTGGCAAGATCGCCGATCAAGGTCAGCAGCATCGCCACGACGGTCGTGGCCACGATCGCGGCCCAGGGGGTCTTCCTGCGGGGAAGCACCCGTCCGAGGCCATCGGGTAGGAGGCTCTGCTCCGCCATCCCATAGGCGAGCCGGCTCGCCATGATCATCGTCAGCAGTGCACCGTTGGCGACGGCGATCAGCGCGATCAGGCTGAACAGCCAGGACGGCACTCCCACACCGGTGGCCTCCACGACGGCGAGAAGGGGCCCGCTGGACTGCTGCAGCTCATCGGCGGGGAGCGCGACCGCACTGGCCAACCCCACGAGAACGTAGACAGCACCCGCGGTCAGGAGGGCGGCGAACAGCGCCTTCGGGTAGGTCTTCGACGGTTCCCTCACCTCTTCGATCACGTTCGCCGATGTCTCGAAGCCGACGAACGAGTAGTACGCGATGATCGCGCCTCCCAGCACCGCCGCTCCGACGCCGGTGTTCTCCGGCACCTGCATCACGCGGGACGCGTCTCCTCCACCGCCGGCCACGAAGAAGCCGACGACGGCGATCACGATCACCAGTCCGCTCAGCTCGATCGCCGTCATCACGAGATTCGCACCCATCGATTCGCGGATGCCACGAGCATTGACCGCCGCGACGATGACGAGGAAGACCATCGCAGCCGGGATCGGGGGAACAGGAAGGAACGTCTGAAGGTAGTCCCCCGCGAACGCGATCGCGAGTCCGGCTGCGCTCACGACTCCGGCTGCGAGCATGCTGAAGCCGACGAGGAACGAGACGATACGGCTGCGGAACGCGCGTTCGGCGAAGACCGCCGCGCCCCCGGCGCGCGGGTACTTCGTGACGAGCTCGGCGTAAGAGCCGGCCGTGAGCAGAGCGAGCAGCAGCGCGAGCAATAGTGGTGCCCACAGCATCCCGCCCGCCTGCTCGGACAGCACTCCCATGAGGGCATATATCCCGGCGCCGAGCACATCGCCCAGAATGAAGGCGAAGAGCATGGGTCCCGTGATGGCCCGACGCAGTCGCGAGGGCGCCTCTGTCTGTTTGGTCATCAGCCAAACCTAGAGGCCGACCGGAGCGCTCTCACAGCCCTTGACAACGCGGCAGCGCTCATGGACGCTGATCGTCAGCCGCCCGCTCTGCTCGTATCCGGCGAGCCTTCGCCGTATCGGCCCGATCGTTGCGCACCACTGCGGCGATCCGGCTGGCATCCCTCAGCGGCAGTTGCACCTGGGTCTCAGCGGGCACGCCCCGGCGAAGCTCACGAACACGCTCCAACTCCGTGTCGAACTGCACCCCGACCAGAAGGGCCATGTTCGCGATCCACATCCACAGCGCGAAGACGATGACTCCCGCGAACGAACCGTAGACACGCTCGTAGTTCGCGAAGTTGGCTATGTAGAGGCCGAAACCGGCAGACGCGACAGCGAGCACGGCGAGCGCCACCGCCGCGCCCAGGCTGATCAAGCGGAACCGCGGCGGCCGGATGTTCGGGCTGAAGTAATACAGGAACGCGATGACGAACACGACGAGCACGACAAGCAGTGGCCATCTCGCGATCCGCCACACGAACAATACGGTCTCTCCGAGTCCGAGCGCGTTCCCCACGGCGTGCGCCACCGGCCCTGAGCCCACGATGAACAGGACAGCGATCACGGCGCAGACGATGGTGACCAGGGCGATCACGAGCTGGATCGGCTTGAGCGTCCAGATGCGCCGCCCCTCCTCGACGCCGTAGATGCGGTTCATCCCCCGTCCGAGCACGCCGACGTAGCGTGCGACCGACCAGATCGACAGCAGCAGGCCGAACACGAGCAGAAGGCCGGACATGCGCAGCTCGGAGAGTTCTCCGAGGAAGTCACCGAGCCCGGCCGCCGCTTCCTCCGGGGCGACTGCACGCACGACATCCATGAGGATCTGCGCCGTCTCGTCATCGCGCCCGAGGACGCTGAGGATCGAGAATCCCACCATCGTGGCCGGCAGCAGCGCGAGGATCGCGTAGAACGCCAGGCTTGCCGCGATGTCGGCGCAGCCGTCGGCCAGGAACGCGCGGAAGATCCGCCTGAAGACGAAGGTCCATGAGCGCGTAGTCATCCGCACACCCTCTTGCTTCGCCGCCGCAGCACCATGCCCCTTGACACAGTGCCCGCGCCCCGCTCCAACTCAGTCCTGTGTCTCGAGCACCTCATCGACCAGGCTGATACCGCCTGTCGAGTTGGCGGTGTGCATGAGTTCTTCGATCCACCTCGCGTTCAGCGGTGTGGCTTCCGGATCATCGAAGGTGAACCGCAACGGGATCGAGGGGTGCACCCAGATGGTGGAGCGCCCGACGGCGTCACCTTCGGGGTGCTTCCATGAGAGAGTGAACGACTCCTGGCGGCGCAGCTTCGTCGCAATGACAATCTTGAGGTGCGCCAATGCGCGGTCCTCGATGTGGATCGGGTCCTCTGACCCGCCGTACTGAATCGAACCCATACGCTGACCGTAGCGCATGGCGGACCCCGTCTCGAACCGGTCGTCAGGCGTCGACGTCGCCTCGCCACGCGCCGGTCTCGGCGCCTCGACTCTCGATGAACTCCTTGAAGTTCTTGAGGTCCTTCTTCACTGCGTGCGATCCCGCCCCCACCGCGGCGCCGAGACTCTCGAGCAGCCCGTCCGGGTCCCAATCCAGC from Microbacterium profundi includes the following:
- a CDS encoding GNAT family N-acetyltransferase, which encodes MANDPEVVLSRISPADAGEVLTVQRAAFVSEALIYGTADMPPLTQTLAELEAELVDANGWVARVGSRLVGAIRVRETADLLLIGRIAIAPDMQGSGIGRALLEAAERDADAPEAELFTGSLSEANVRLYESCGYRVTERVDQDDGTAQIFMRKRLGDEVG
- a CDS encoding APC family permease, with protein sequence MTKQTEAPSRLRRAITGPMLFAFILGDVLGAGIYALMGVLSEQAGGMLWAPLLLALLLALLTAGSYAELVTKYPRAGGAAVFAERAFRSRIVSFLVGFSMLAAGVVSAAGLAIAFAGDYLQTFLPVPPIPAAMVFLVIVAAVNARGIRESMGANLVMTAIELSGLVIVIAVVGFFVAGGGGDASRVMQVPENTGVGAAVLGGAIIAYYSFVGFETSANVIEEVREPSKTYPKALFAALLTAGAVYVLVGLASAVALPADELQQSSGPLLAVVEATGVGVPSWLFSLIALIAVANGALLTMIMASRLAYGMAEQSLLPDGLGRVLPRRKTPWAAIVATTVVAMLLTLIGDLATLAETVVLLLLFVFLSANVSVLVLRRDRVEHDHFRVWTFVPVLGIASCILLMTQQRGIVWLFGGGLLLVGLGLFALAQWARRRSGVRHGE
- a CDS encoding YihY/virulence factor BrkB family protein, yielding MTTRSWTFVFRRIFRAFLADGCADIAASLAFYAILALLPATMVGFSILSVLGRDDETAQILMDVVRAVAPEEAAAGLGDFLGELSELRMSGLLLVFGLLLSIWSVARYVGVLGRGMNRIYGVEEGRRIWTLKPIQLVIALVTIVCAVIAVLFIVGSGPVAHAVGNALGLGETVLFVWRIARWPLLVVLVVFVIAFLYYFSPNIRPPRFRLISLGAAVALAVLAVASAGFGLYIANFANYERVYGSFAGVIVFALWMWIANMALLVGVQFDTELERVRELRRGVPAETQVQLPLRDASRIAAVVRNDRADTAKARRIRAERAADDQRP
- a CDS encoding DUF7882 family protein, with protein sequence MGSIQYGGSEDPIHIEDRALAHLKIVIATKLRRQESFTLSWKHPEGDAVGRSTIWVHPSIPLRFTFDDPEATPLNARWIEELMHTANSTGGISLVDEVLETQD